The DNA segment ACATCCGGAGCGTCAATATCGAGACGGCGGATGGGCTGTTCCAGGGCGCGTTCATCCTCAATGTCGAAAATACGGACCATCTCATGCGCATCATTGAGAAGCTCAGGAAGGTGCCGGGGGTGAGGACCATCGATCGGTTCGAGGAGTAGCCGGGATGGCCGGAGAACCGGGGCGGGTGCTGGCGCTGGACTACGGGGCGAAGCGTGTCGGTGTTGCCATGAGCGACCCCCTGCGTATCCTCGCGAGCGGTGTGGGTACATGGGCCAACGATGCCGGCCTGCTGACGGCCATCGCGAAGCACGTGCAGGATGAGATGGTCGTGCTCATCGTTGTCGGCATGCCCTATGCGCCCGACGGCGGCAAGGGCGCAAAGGCACGCGAAGTGGAGGCGTTCATGGAGCGCCTGCGGGGGGTGGTGCAGGTGCCGTTGACCACATGGGACGAGAGTTACACCAGCGTGGAAGCGCATCAGGCCTTCCGCGATGGGGGGATGAAGAAGAAGCAACGGCGCGACCGTGCGGCGGTGGACACCATGGCGGCCCGGATCCTGCTTCAGCAGTTCCTTGATGCGCAGCCCGCGCGTCAGGGGTGACCGCACCAGCCGATCGATCACTACATTCTGGAACACCGTTGTCACTACCTGAGACCGAAACTCCCGCACCGCAGTCGTCACGGCCGGCCGCATTTCTGAAGGCGGCATGGGGGTGGGTGCGCACGCACAAGTTCAAGACCCTTCTGCTCCTCATTGCGGCATTCGTCGTCTATGTCATCCTCAGCATCCCGTACTTCGGGGTTCTCTCGTTGGGCAATACGAACCCCGACGAGACCGCGTTGATGCGGCAACGGCTTGCGGAGGCAGAGGATGATGGCAGGCCGTTGAAGATCACCCGGACGTGGATCCCCATCGGGAAGATCCCGAAGTATGTCCTGGACTGCATCGTCGTTGCCGAAGATGGGACATTCTATGAGCACGGGGGTATCGACTGGTTCGAGATCCAGGAGTCGCTGGAGAAGAACCTGGAAGAGGGGAGAGCGGCACGTGGAGCGAGCACGATCACCCAGCAGCTCGCGAAGAACCTCTTCCTCTCCACGTCGAAGGACCCGCTCCGGAAACTGCGCGAGGTGATCATCACCGTCATGATGGAACGGACGCTGGAGAAGCGGCGTATCCTGGAACTGTATGTGAACCTGATCGAATGGGGGCGCGGTGTCTTCGGGATCGAGGCCGCGGCGCGCACCTACTTCGGAAAATCCGCGTCCGCGCTCACGCTGGATGAGGCTGCA comes from the Ignavibacteriota bacterium genome and includes:
- the ruvX gene encoding Holliday junction resolvase RuvX, with amino-acid sequence MAGEPGRVLALDYGAKRVGVAMSDPLRILASGVGTWANDAGLLTAIAKHVQDEMVVLIVVGMPYAPDGGKGAKAREVEAFMERLRGVVQVPLTTWDESYTSVEAHQAFRDGGMKKKQRRDRAAVDTMAARILLQQFLDAQPARQG
- the mtgA gene encoding monofunctional biosynthetic peptidoglycan transglycosylase, with translation MSLPETETPAPQSSRPAAFLKAAWGWVRTHKFKTLLLLIAAFVVYVILSIPYFGVLSLGNTNPDETALMRQRLAEAEDDGRPLKITRTWIPIGKIPKYVLDCIVVAEDGTFYEHGGIDWFEIQESLEKNLEEGRAARGASTITQQLAKNLFLSTSKDPLRKLREVIITVMMERTLEKRRILELYVNLIEWGRGVFGIEAAARTYFGKSASALTLDEAARLAAVIPSPLRHRPDTDSRYVLRRKAIVLGRLTARRQVPVLEQEEEPALPAEQVLPDRDTGASPAPGAEPSAPPAPIEEPEAPPDTSGTDQGM